A DNA window from Falco peregrinus isolate bFalPer1 chromosome 8, bFalPer1.pri, whole genome shotgun sequence contains the following coding sequences:
- the SLC40A1 gene encoding solute carrier family 40 member 1 produces the protein MARRAGPAGERRRGGSVLAFFTSAKFLLYLGHALSTWGDRMWHFAVSVFLVELYGNSLLLTAVYGLVVAGSVLLLGAIIGDWVDKNSRLKVAQTSLIVQNASVILCGIILMVIFLFKTELLTLYHGWLLTMCYILVITIANIANLASTATAITIQRDWIVVVAGEDRSKLADMNATIRRIDQLTNILAPMAVGQIMTFGSPMIGCGFISGWNLMSMCVEYLLLWKVYQKTPTLALKCAKVEESELKQLNVKKESDTKPAEGVQLIVEKDVTGFERQQEKEIGCAARIAEPFITFRDGWVAYYNQPVFLAGMGLAFLYMTVLGFDCITTGYAYTQGLSGSVLSLLMGASAVTGIMGTVAFTWLRRKCGLVRTGLISGVAQFACLVLCAISVFMPGSPMDLTVSPFADISARLFESERLPTIASPEDKPGMVFATGMPNLLNGSTTPANSDPEMSPEPVPLISVSLLFAGVIAARVGLWSFDLTVTQLLQENVVESERGIINGVQNSMNYLLDLLHFIMVILAPNPEAFGLLVLISVSFVAMGHIMYFRFAQKSLGKQLFVCCTPDPKAVSDGSPPGNTSTV, from the exons ATGGCGCGgcgagcggggccggcgggcgagcggcggcgcggcg GATCCGTGCTTGCCTTCTTTACGTCTGCAAAGTTCCTTCTTTATCTTGGGCATGCACTGTCCACTTGG GGAGATCGTATGTGGCATTTTGCTGTGTCTGTATTCCTGGTTGAACTTTACGGAAACAGCTTACTCCTGACGGCAGTCTACGGACTGGTTGTGGCGGGATCAGTTCTTCTCCTGGGAGCCATTATTGGAGACTGGGTGGACAAGAACTCCAGGCTCAAAG TGGCCCAGACATCCTTGATTGTACAGAATGCGTCTGTCATCCTGTGTGGTATCATCCTGATGGTTATCTTCTTGTTTAAGACTGAGCTTTTGACCTTATACCATGGATGGCTTCTG ACGATGTGCTATATCCTGGTTATCACAATAGCAAATATTGCCAATTTggccagcactgccacagccaTCACAATTCAGAGGGACTGGATTGTTGTGGTTGCAGGGGAAGACAGAAGCAAACTGGCAG ATATGAATGCCACAATAAGAAGAATTGACCAGTTGACCAACATCCTGGCCCCAATGGCAGTTGGTCAGATAATGACGTTTGGCTCCCCGATGATTGGCTGCGGATTCATTTCTGGCTGGAACCTGATGTCAATGTGTGTGGAATATCTGCTGCTCTGGAAGGTTTATCAGAAAACCCCTACCCTGGCTCTCAAATGTGCAAAAGTTGAAGAATCGGAACTGAAACAGCTGAATGTGAAGAAAG AGAGTGACACGAAACCAGCTGAAGGAGTGCAGTTAATTGTTGAGAAAGATGTAACTGGCTTTGAGCGCCAACAGGAGAAGGAGATCGGCTGCGCTGCCCGCATCGCCGAACCTTTCATCACGTTCCGTGATGGATGGGTGGCGTACTACAACCAGCCGGTGTTCCTTGCCGGCATGGGTCTTGCATTTCTGTACATGACTGTTCTGGGCTTTGATTGTATCACCACCGGCTATGCATACACCCAGGGCTTGAGTGGCTCTGTGCTGAGCCTCCTGATGGGTGCCTCGGCAGTCACTGGAATCATGGGAACAGTAGCTTTCACTTGGCTTCGTCGCAAATGTGGCCTGGTTCGCACGGGCCTCATTTCTGGAGTTGCTCAGTTTGCTTGTCTGGTTTTATGTGCCATCTCTGTGTTCATGCCTGGAAGTCCTATGGATTTGACTGTTTCCCCGTTCGCTGACATCAGTGCCAGGCTGTTTGAAAGTGAACGATTACCTACTATAGCATCTCCAGAAGACAAACCTGGAATGGTTTTTGCAACTGGAATGCCCAACTTGTTAAACGGGTCTACTACTCCTGCTAACAGCGACCCAGAGATGAGTCCTGAGCCTGTGCCTTTAATCTCTGTTAGTCTCCTGTTTGCAGGAGTCATTGCTGCTAGAGTTG GCCTTTGGTCCTTTGATTTGACTGTCACACAGTTGCTCCAAGAAAATGTGGTAGAATCTGAAAGAGGTATCATAAATGGTGTCCAAAACTCCATGAATTATCTTCTTGATTTGCTGCACTTCATCATGGTCATCTTGGCCCCGAACCCTGAAGCTTTTGGCTTACTGGTGcttatttctgtgtcttttgtTGCAATGGGCCACATCATGTACTTCAGATTTGCCCAAAAAAGCTTGGGAAaacaactttttgtttgttgcacTCCTGATCCCAAAGCAGTCTCTGACGGTTCACCACCTGGTAATACATCTACTGTCTGA